A stretch of Rhizobium glycinendophyticum DNA encodes these proteins:
- a CDS encoding beta-ketoacyl-ACP synthase III, whose amino-acid sequence MIRSVVRGFGASLPKRVVTNRDLEDMVETSDEWIVQRTGIRQRYIAGEGETTASLGAAAAEQALQRSGLTADDIDLIICATSTPDNTFPATAVNIQNRLGMTHGFAFDVQAVCSGFVYAMATADLYIKGGMAKRVLVIGAETFSRILDWTDRTTCVLFGDGAGAVVLEGQEGEGTLADRGILTSNLRSDGTHREKLYVDGGPSTTGTVGHLRMEGREVFKHAVGMITDVIEAAFDATGTTAADIDWLVPHQANKRIIDGSAKKLGIPDEKVVITVDQHGNTSAASIPLALAVAAGDGRIKPGDLVMLEAMGGGFTWGAVLLRW is encoded by the coding sequence ATGATCCGTTCAGTAGTTCGCGGGTTCGGAGCTTCGCTCCCGAAGCGGGTGGTCACCAATCGCGACCTCGAAGACATGGTCGAGACGTCGGACGAATGGATCGTCCAGCGCACCGGCATCCGCCAGCGTTATATCGCAGGCGAGGGGGAAACCACCGCGTCGCTGGGAGCGGCCGCCGCCGAGCAGGCACTGCAGCGTTCGGGCCTTACCGCTGATGACATCGACCTCATCATCTGTGCGACTTCGACACCCGACAACACCTTTCCGGCAACGGCCGTCAACATCCAGAACCGTCTGGGAATGACCCATGGCTTTGCCTTTGACGTCCAGGCCGTCTGTTCGGGTTTCGTCTACGCCATGGCGACGGCCGATCTCTACATCAAAGGCGGCATGGCAAAGCGCGTGCTGGTCATCGGCGCGGAGACCTTCTCGCGTATCCTAGACTGGACGGACCGCACCACCTGCGTGCTGTTCGGCGATGGCGCGGGCGCGGTCGTTCTGGAAGGCCAGGAGGGCGAGGGCACGCTCGCCGACCGCGGCATCCTGACGTCCAACCTGCGATCCGATGGCACCCATCGGGAGAAGCTCTACGTTGATGGCGGTCCCTCGACCACCGGCACGGTCGGCCATCTGCGCATGGAAGGCCGGGAAGTCTTCAAGCATGCCGTCGGCATGATCACCGACGTCATCGAAGCTGCCTTCGACGCCACCGGCACGACCGCCGCCGACATCGACTGGCTGGTGCCGCATCAGGCCAACAAGCGCATCATCGACGGCTCGGCGAAGAAACTGGGCATCCCGGACGAGAAGGTCGTGATCACCGTCGACCAGCACGGAAACACCTCTGCGGCCTCTATTCCGCTTGCTCTCGCGGTTGCGGCCGGCGATGGTCGCATCAAGCCCGGCGATCTCGTGATGCTGGAAGCCATGGGCGGTGGTTTCACCTGGGGCGCGGTCCTGCTGCGCTGGTAG
- a CDS encoding integration host factor subunit alpha gives MAGKTVTRADLAESVFRKVGLSRTESAELVETVIDEICNAIVRGESVKLSSFATFQVRSKNERIGRNPKTGEEVPISPRRVMTFKASNVLKQRILRAHIARKAKQKPANPAA, from the coding sequence ATGGCCGGGAAGACAGTGACACGTGCGGATCTGGCAGAATCAGTCTTTCGCAAGGTCGGTCTTTCGCGGACGGAGTCTGCGGAGCTGGTCGAAACGGTAATCGACGAGATCTGCAACGCCATCGTGCGTGGCGAATCCGTAAAATTGTCCTCCTTCGCAACCTTCCAGGTTCGCAGCAAAAACGAGCGCATCGGTCGCAACCCGAAGACCGGCGAGGAAGTGCCGATCTCGCCGCGCCGGGTCATGACCTTCAAGGCCTCCAACGTCTTGAAGCAGCGCATACTGCGCGCCCACATCGCCCGCAAGGCCAAGCAGAAGCCGGCCAATCCGGCGGCATGA
- a CDS encoding MerR family transcriptional regulator, translating into MDKSPDAFRTISEVADDLDLPQHVLRFWETRFPQIKPLKRGGGRRYYRPDDVELLKGIRHLLYDQGYTIKGVQKLLKTNGNKFVMAVATGDVATMEALVAASSAKTEDPRVALDDDQVVGRPKVRASGRFFGFGGSTDDASEISLGKGSIAKEDRALLQEALFDLLECKRLLDQVR; encoded by the coding sequence TTGGACAAGAGCCCCGATGCCTTCCGCACCATCAGCGAAGTCGCGGACGATCTCGACCTGCCGCAGCATGTCCTTCGCTTCTGGGAGACCCGTTTTCCCCAGATCAAGCCGCTGAAACGCGGCGGCGGGCGTCGCTATTATCGGCCTGACGATGTCGAACTGCTGAAGGGCATTCGCCATCTGCTGTATGATCAGGGCTATACGATCAAGGGCGTCCAGAAGCTCCTCAAGACCAACGGCAACAAGTTCGTCATGGCGGTCGCGACCGGTGATGTCGCGACCATGGAAGCGCTTGTGGCCGCGAGTTCGGCCAAGACGGAAGATCCGCGCGTGGCCCTCGACGACGATCAGGTTGTCGGCCGCCCGAAGGTGCGCGCGAGCGGCCGCTTCTTCGGCTTCGGCGGATCAACTGATGACGCGTCGGAGATTTCCCTCGGCAAGGGCTCGATCGCCAAGGAGGACCGCGCTTTGCTGCAGGAAGCCCTGTTCGATCTCTTGGAATGCAAGCGCCTGCTCGATCAGGTGCGCTGA
- a CDS encoding extracellular catalytic domain type 1 short-chain-length polyhydroxyalkanoate depolymerase, with protein MRFKTPLSPLSALLKGQRRWRKLVKDAFPAIGLAKPPRTAPKAKARPAASRAALVEVHAFGSNPGRLRMFEFVPALKRDPPTLVVVLHGCLQTAQQFDKGSGWSRMARDKGFVLLYPEQTRENNHNLCFNWFRPSSVARDRGELMSIRQMVDNCARRHNIPSSRIFVQGLSAGGAMAGALLATYPEAFAAGQIVGGLPYGAARDAMSALHVMRSGASRSPKEWGDLVRSVRAEGAEGRLAVSIWHGRADSVVAVANAEATLAQWLDVYGLEREAGTEISVADGSWIVWKDEKGKVLVEYRIIDDLDHGLPVPLKRGTSGRQPYMLEGANSAPKQFYESFIRRV; from the coding sequence ATGCGTTTCAAGACCCCCCTGTCTCCGCTGTCAGCCCTTCTCAAGGGGCAGCGTCGTTGGCGCAAGCTGGTGAAGGACGCCTTCCCGGCAATTGGATTGGCGAAGCCCCCGAGGACCGCGCCCAAAGCGAAGGCGCGTCCCGCAGCCTCCCGCGCAGCGCTGGTCGAAGTCCACGCTTTCGGCAGCAATCCCGGGCGCCTGCGGATGTTCGAGTTCGTGCCGGCTCTTAAGCGCGACCCACCGACTTTGGTGGTGGTTCTCCACGGCTGTCTGCAGACGGCGCAGCAGTTCGACAAGGGCAGCGGCTGGAGCCGCATGGCTCGTGACAAGGGCTTCGTGCTGCTCTATCCGGAGCAGACCAGGGAGAACAACCACAACCTCTGCTTCAACTGGTTCCGGCCAAGTTCCGTGGCGCGTGACCGCGGAGAACTGATGTCGATTCGCCAGATGGTGGACAACTGCGCCCGTCGCCACAACATTCCCTCCAGCCGCATCTTTGTTCAGGGGCTTTCTGCCGGTGGCGCCATGGCCGGGGCGCTCCTCGCGACTTATCCGGAGGCCTTCGCTGCAGGACAAATTGTCGGAGGCCTGCCCTATGGGGCAGCGCGCGATGCGATGTCGGCCCTGCATGTGATGAGATCAGGGGCCAGTCGCTCGCCGAAGGAATGGGGCGATCTCGTGCGTTCCGTCCGCGCCGAAGGCGCGGAGGGGCGCCTAGCCGTGTCCATCTGGCACGGGCGTGCCGACAGCGTCGTGGCGGTTGCCAATGCCGAGGCGACCCTTGCGCAATGGCTGGATGTATACGGTCTTGAGCGCGAGGCAGGGACGGAGATATCCGTTGCTGACGGAAGCTGGATCGTCTGGAAGGATGAGAAAGGCAAGGTGCTGGTCGAATACCGGATCATCGATGATCTCGACCACGGTCTGCCGGTTCCGCTCAAGCGTGGTACGTCCGGGCGGCAGCCCTATATGCTTGAGGGCGCAAACAGCGCCCCCAAGCAATTCTATGAAAGTTTCATACGCCGCGTCTGA
- a CDS encoding O-antigen ligase family protein: protein MSAIVDQSPALPRMQVAALQMVVSWVLGFGVFLSGFVISEPAPYELLMVGQVALWFLFGLRISRTVAPLLALLLTFNIGGMLALTVMQDILTEQFLYIFVSIFLALTAVFYAAVIEDRHQRLVLIFRAWVVAAILTGMLGILGYFHAFPGAEVFTRYDRAMGAFQDPNVFGPFLVAPMLYLLYGLLKGKLSQSPLRLAGILIIAFAVFLSFSRAAWGLFLFSAMALIFIMLLKERSNAFRLKILMLSVAAVGVMVMALVVALQFEKVRDLFLARTQLVQDYDGGHLGRFERHRLGFQMAMERPLGIGPMMFGKIFPEDEHNIWLKSLMTYGWVGFVSYISLIAWTFCMGFRYLLRDRPWQPYLMIAWIVLVGHMLIGNVIDTDHWRHFYLVLGIVWGCCALEHRYQKQIVRRRAGGTMPPQAIGRR from the coding sequence TTGAGCGCGATCGTCGACCAGAGCCCTGCCCTTCCCCGGATGCAGGTCGCGGCCCTGCAGATGGTCGTGTCCTGGGTGCTGGGGTTCGGTGTCTTCCTCTCCGGCTTCGTCATTTCCGAGCCGGCACCCTATGAACTGCTGATGGTCGGACAGGTGGCGCTTTGGTTTCTGTTCGGGCTGCGCATCTCTCGGACCGTTGCGCCGCTGCTCGCCCTGCTCCTGACCTTCAACATCGGCGGCATGCTGGCGCTGACCGTGATGCAGGACATCCTGACGGAGCAGTTCCTCTATATCTTCGTTTCGATCTTTCTCGCGCTGACAGCGGTGTTTTATGCCGCCGTCATCGAGGACCGCCACCAGCGGCTGGTGCTGATCTTCCGCGCTTGGGTGGTGGCCGCCATCCTGACCGGCATGCTTGGTATCCTCGGCTACTTCCACGCCTTTCCGGGCGCGGAAGTCTTTACCCGCTACGACCGGGCGATGGGCGCCTTTCAGGATCCGAACGTCTTCGGCCCCTTCCTCGTCGCGCCCATGCTCTACCTCCTCTACGGCCTGCTGAAGGGCAAGCTTTCGCAGTCGCCGCTGCGCCTTGCGGGCATTCTGATCATCGCCTTTGCCGTGTTCCTGTCGTTTTCCCGTGCGGCCTGGGGGCTCTTCCTGTTTTCCGCCATGGCACTAATCTTCATCATGCTGCTGAAGGAGCGGAGCAACGCCTTCCGCCTGAAGATCCTGATGCTGTCGGTCGCTGCTGTCGGCGTTATGGTGATGGCGCTGGTCGTGGCATTGCAGTTCGAAAAGGTACGCGATCTGTTCCTGGCGCGCACCCAGCTCGTCCAAGACTACGACGGCGGTCATCTCGGTCGCTTCGAACGTCATCGCCTCGGCTTCCAGATGGCGATGGAGCGTCCGCTCGGCATCGGGCCGATGATGTTCGGCAAGATCTTTCCCGAGGACGAACACAATATCTGGCTGAAATCGCTGATGACCTATGGCTGGGTCGGCTTCGTTTCCTACATCTCGCTGATCGCCTGGACGTTCTGCATGGGCTTCCGCTACCTGTTGCGCGACCGGCCCTGGCAACCCTATCTGATGATCGCCTGGATCGTGCTTGTCGGACACATGTTGATTGGCAATGTCATCGACACCGACCACTGGCGACACTTCTATCTCGTGCTGGGCATCGTCTGGGGCTGCTGTGCACTCGAACACCGCTATCAGAAACAGATCGTGCGCCGCCGCGCTGGCGGAACGATGCCGCCTCAAGCTATCGGCCGGCGTTGA
- a CDS encoding undecaprenyl-phosphate glucose phosphotransferase, translated as MNKVDKPDAFDLEALRRKPALNADGTTSSEPKAEVSALARQIASQYAVANYSPSIVIGQLRFLEFFSLFAIALAANYFMALEPGPHFVLSAVSGFGGALLALAFMQASDCYHVSILRTPMRSIARVLISWTVAVALTSLATLLFGDFDVKYPSTLTVWFVVGGAFLVIERNLIGFAIRRWGRNGVMERRAVIVGGGKPAKDLIRALEQQPENDIRICGIFDDRNSQRSPDVVAGYPKLGTVAELVEFARLAHIDMLIISLPLSAEARIMELLRMLWVLPVDVRLAAHSNNLRFRPRSYSHVGAVPLLDILDKPIRDWDSVAKRAFDIVFSLLALVLLWPVFIGTAIAVKTTSKGPVFFVQKRHGFNNEVINVLKFRSMYTEMSDPTAKNAVTKNDPRVTKVGRFIRKTSIDELPQIFNVLRGDLSLVGPRPHAVLGQTRDKTYGEIVEGYFARHRVKPGVTGWAQINGWRGEIDTDEKIKFRTAFDLYYIENWSLWFDLKILFLTPIKLLNTENAY; from the coding sequence ATGAACAAGGTCGACAAACCGGACGCTTTCGATCTCGAGGCGCTCCGCCGCAAGCCGGCATTGAATGCCGATGGCACGACATCCAGCGAACCAAAAGCAGAAGTGAGCGCCCTGGCGCGCCAGATCGCCTCGCAATATGCCGTTGCCAACTATTCGCCGTCGATCGTCATCGGCCAGTTGCGCTTCCTGGAATTCTTCAGCCTTTTTGCCATCGCGCTTGCAGCCAATTATTTCATGGCGCTTGAACCCGGCCCTCATTTCGTCCTGAGCGCAGTCAGCGGTTTTGGCGGTGCCTTGCTGGCCCTGGCATTCATGCAGGCAAGCGACTGCTACCATGTCTCCATTCTGCGCACGCCGATGCGCTCGATTGCGCGCGTTCTCATAAGCTGGACCGTGGCTGTTGCGCTCACCTCGCTCGCCACTCTGCTATTCGGCGATTTCGACGTCAAATATCCGAGTACCCTCACCGTCTGGTTCGTCGTCGGTGGCGCCTTCCTCGTCATCGAACGCAACCTGATCGGTTTTGCCATTCGTCGCTGGGGCCGTAACGGCGTGATGGAACGTCGAGCCGTGATCGTCGGTGGCGGCAAGCCGGCCAAGGATCTGATCCGGGCGCTCGAACAGCAGCCGGAAAACGACATCCGCATTTGCGGTATCTTCGACGACCGTAATTCGCAGCGCTCGCCGGACGTCGTTGCCGGCTATCCCAAGCTCGGCACGGTGGCGGAGCTCGTAGAATTCGCCCGGCTCGCGCATATCGACATGCTGATCATCTCGCTCCCGCTCAGCGCCGAAGCGCGCATCATGGAGCTCTTGCGCATGCTCTGGGTCCTGCCGGTCGATGTGCGTCTGGCCGCCCATTCCAACAACCTGCGCTTTCGCCCCCGTTCCTATTCCCATGTCGGCGCGGTTCCGCTGCTCGACATCCTCGACAAGCCGATCCGCGACTGGGATTCGGTTGCCAAACGCGCCTTCGACATCGTGTTCAGTCTGCTTGCCCTCGTGCTTCTGTGGCCGGTCTTCATCGGCACGGCGATCGCCGTGAAGACGACGTCCAAGGGGCCGGTCTTCTTTGTCCAGAAGCGGCACGGCTTCAACAACGAAGTCATCAACGTCCTGAAGTTCCGCTCGATGTATACCGAGATGAGCGACCCGACGGCGAAGAACGCCGTGACGAAAAACGATCCGCGCGTGACGAAGGTCGGGCGCTTCATCCGCAAGACCTCGATCGACGAGCTGCCGCAGATCTTCAACGTGCTGCGTGGCGACCTCTCGCTTGTGGGCCCCCGCCCGCATGCCGTGCTCGGCCAGACGCGCGACAAGACCTATGGCGAGATCGTTGAGGGTTATTTCGCCCGCCACCGGGTGAAACCAGGCGTCACCGGCTGGGCCCAGATCAATGGCTGGCGCGGCGAGATCGACACGGACGAGAAAATCAAGTTCCGTACCGCCTTCGACCTCTACTACATCGAGAACTGGTCGCTCTGGTTCGACCTGAAGATCCTGTTCCTCACCCCGATCAAGCTTCTCAATACGGAAAATGCCTATTGA
- a CDS encoding glycosyltransferase family 4 protein — translation MSDKRPLRIVHCFRSPVGGIFRHVRDLAEHHSQAGHQVGIVCDSSTGSEHEDKLFVQIMPYLSLGLERLPIQRSVSLSDLAALKDCYNHIKALQPDILHGHGAKGGVIARVIGSILRVQRYRVARLYSPHGGSLHFRSRTLSGETVFMAERILERGTEAISFVCDYERATYETKIGKPHCDAVRIYNGISDRDFGAVPRSANGADFVYIGMLRDMKGPDVFIEAFDQMERRLGRPLSARIIGDGPDEQKYRRMLNERGLSDRITMLPAMPVRDAFAMADIVVIPSRAEAMPYIVLEALAAEKTVIASRVGGIPEILGSDSAALVEPGNPAALAAVMATALTSADWSRRTMPEREGFRRRFSASVMAAQVEDLYQRHLP, via the coding sequence ATGTCAGACAAGCGGCCTTTGCGCATCGTCCATTGCTTTCGATCACCCGTGGGCGGCATCTTTCGCCATGTCCGCGATCTCGCCGAACATCACAGCCAGGCTGGCCATCAAGTCGGCATCGTCTGCGACAGCTCCACCGGAAGCGAGCACGAAGACAAGCTTTTCGTGCAAATCATGCCCTATCTGTCGCTCGGGCTGGAGCGCCTGCCCATCCAGCGCTCAGTCAGCCTGAGCGATCTGGCGGCACTGAAAGACTGCTACAACCATATCAAGGCATTGCAGCCTGACATCTTGCACGGACACGGCGCCAAGGGCGGCGTGATCGCGCGGGTCATCGGCTCGATCCTGCGGGTTCAAAGGTATCGCGTGGCCCGCCTCTATTCCCCGCATGGCGGAAGCCTGCATTTCCGCTCCCGCACGCTGTCAGGCGAAACCGTCTTCATGGCAGAGCGCATTCTGGAGCGCGGCACGGAGGCGATCTCCTTCGTCTGTGACTACGAGCGCGCCACCTATGAGACGAAGATCGGCAAGCCCCATTGCGATGCCGTCCGCATCTATAACGGAATCAGCGACCGTGACTTCGGCGCGGTGCCCCGGTCGGCCAATGGCGCGGACTTCGTCTATATCGGCATGTTGCGCGACATGAAGGGACCTGATGTCTTCATCGAAGCCTTTGATCAGATGGAACGGCGACTGGGCAGGCCCCTCAGCGCCCGCATTATCGGCGACGGTCCGGACGAACAGAAATACAGGCGCATGCTCAACGAAAGAGGCTTGTCGGACCGCATAACGATGCTTCCTGCCATGCCTGTCAGAGACGCGTTTGCGATGGCCGATATCGTCGTCATTCCCTCGCGCGCCGAAGCAATGCCCTATATCGTGCTGGAAGCGCTCGCGGCGGAGAAGACGGTTATTGCGTCACGGGTCGGCGGTATCCCGGAAATCCTCGGCAGCGACAGTGCGGCCCTGGTGGAACCCGGCAATCCGGCAGCCCTGGCCGCCGTGATGGCAACTGCCCTCACCTCGGCGGACTGGTCGCGGCGAACCATGCCTGAGCGCGAAGGCTTCCGCAGGCGCTTTTCCGCCTCCGTTATGGCCGCACAGGTCGAAGACCTTTATCAGCGCCATCTCCCGTAA
- a CDS encoding polysaccharide biosynthesis/export family protein: MAMVGKHAVLLVAGALLSASLAGCAGYRPAPKVFHEATIQPYRLDSGDRLRVTVFEQPSLTNTYTVDQAGYIAFPLVGQVAARGATLTQLEGVLAQKLKQGYLRDPDVTIEIDRYRSIFVMGEVGQPGQYAYVPGMTILNAIAVSGGFTGRSNQRDVDVTRKINGQIITGRVPITDPILAGDTIYVRERLF, encoded by the coding sequence ATGGCCATGGTGGGGAAACACGCGGTACTTCTGGTCGCAGGCGCACTTCTGTCCGCCAGCCTGGCTGGTTGCGCCGGTTATCGCCCTGCGCCGAAGGTCTTTCACGAGGCCACGATCCAGCCCTATCGCCTCGATAGCGGCGACCGGTTGCGCGTCACCGTATTCGAGCAGCCGAGCCTGACCAACACCTACACCGTTGACCAGGCGGGCTACATCGCTTTCCCGCTCGTCGGCCAGGTCGCCGCCCGCGGCGCAACACTGACCCAGCTTGAGGGCGTGCTCGCCCAGAAGCTGAAGCAAGGCTATCTGCGCGATCCAGACGTTACCATCGAGATCGACCGCTATCGTTCGATCTTCGTCATGGGTGAAGTCGGACAGCCGGGCCAGTATGCTTACGTCCCGGGCATGACCATTCTCAACGCCATCGCCGTGTCCGGCGGTTTCACAGGCCGTTCGAACCAGCGTGACGTGGACGTGACGCGCAAGATCAACGGTCAGATCATCACCGGCCGCGTGCCGATCACCGACCCCATCCTTGCAGGCGACACCATTTACGTGCGCGAACGGCTTTTCTGA